Proteins from a single region of Theobroma cacao cultivar B97-61/B2 chromosome 10, Criollo_cocoa_genome_V2, whole genome shotgun sequence:
- the LOC18586306 gene encoding serine/threonine-protein kinase CDL1 encodes MGWFPCGGKSSKNAKKKLPNNNNGSSNRNSDDQIPSTSEKLKVNSVPDGKEEATKDGNSDHIAAHTFTFRELAAATKNFRADCLLGEGGFGRVYKGRLESTNQVVAIKQLDRNGLQGNREFLVEVLMLSLLHHPNLVNLIGYCADGDQRLLVYEYMPLGSLEDHLHDLPPDKRQLDWNTRMKIAAGAAKGLEYLHDKASPPVIYRDLKCSNILLGEGYHPKLSDFGLAKLGPVGDKTHVSTRVMGTYGYCAPEYAMTGQLTLKSDVYSFGVVLLEIITGRKAIDNSRAGGEQNLVAWARPLFKDRRKFAQMADPLLQGQYPVRGLYQALAVAAMCVQEQPNMRPLIADVVTALTYLASQKFDPETQSVQGSRTGSSTPRMRRE; translated from the exons ATGGGTTGGTTCCCTTGTGgtggaaaatcaagcaaaaatGCAAAGAAGAAGCTCCCAAACAATAATAACGGCAGCAGCAACAGAAACTCTGATGATCAGATCCCATCTACTTCAG AAAAGCTGAAAGTGAATTCAGTACCAGATGGTAAGGAGGAGGCTACCAAGGATGGGAATTCTGATCACATTGCGGCACATACATTTACTTTTCGTGAATTGGCTGCAGCGACAAAGAATTTCAGGGCAGATTGCCTTCTTGGTGAAGGAGGATTTGGCCGAGTGTATAAAGGGCGATTGGAGAGCACTAATCAG GTTGTCGCAATCAAGCAGCTTGATCGTAATGGACTGCAAGGGAACAGGGAATTCCTTGTTGAAGTATTGATGTTGAGCCTGCTTCACCACCCTAATCTTGTCAACTTAATTGGATATTGTGCTGATGGAGATCAGCGACTTTTGGTTTATGAATACATGCCGTTAGGATCTTTGGAAGATCATCTACATG ATTTACCTCCCGACAAAAGGCAACTTGATTGGAATACAAGAATGAAAATAGCTGCAGGTGCTGCAAAAGGTTTGGAGTATTTGCATGATAAAGCTAGCCCACCTGTCATATATCGTGATTTAAAATGCTCAAACATTTTGCTTGGCGAAGGCTATCATCCAAAGCTATCTGATTTTGGTTTGGCCAAATTGGGTCCTGTTGGGGATAAGACTCATGTATCCACTAGAGTGATGGGGACCTATGGATACTGTGCACCAGAATATGCAATGACTGGTCAGCTTACATTGAAATCAGATGTTTATAGCTTTGGGGTTGTTCTGCTTGAAATCATTACTGGAAGGAAAGCTATTGACAATTCAAGAGCTGGTGGTGAGCAAAATCTGGTTGCCTGG GCTCGACCCTTGTTtaaagatagaaggaaatttgCACAAATGGCTGACCCATTACTTCAAGGCCAATACCCAGTGAGGGGTTTGTACCAAGCTCTAGCTGTGGCTGCAATGTGTGTTCAGGAACAGCCTAATATGCGGCCACTTATAGCTGATGTAGTCACTGCCCTCACCTATCTTGCTTCTCAAAAGTTTGATCCTGAAACTCAGTCAGTTCAAGGATCTCGTACAGGTTCTTCCACTCCAAGAATGAGAAGGGAATAG
- the LOC18586307 gene encoding elongator complex protein 6, with protein sequence MNQRSSNLLDEALGLDQSIEPWPLRGRIVAIEDQVETSGSFVLHHILKRSLSPNSSNVSIFIAFSQPFSHYDRVLRKLGCNLVTQRDNNRFFFFDMLMLQCPGGDEGISPECGLIALYGKIYKTIVALPEVSSKNVTIIIDDLSLMEVAANGSSDYVLDFMHYCRTLTTEFDCSLIALNHEDIYSSADRPTFLLQMEYLADILIKAEPLATGLASDVHGQLTVLNKGMNYRQGSSRNKISNFHFKVKENVVECFYPGSQG encoded by the exons ATGAACCAGAGATCTTCGAACCTGCTCGACGAAGCCCTAGGGCTAGACCAGAGCATAGAACCATGGCCTCTAAGGGGTCGAATAGTGGCTATAGAAGACCAAGTGGAGACGAGCGGCTCGTTCGTTCTTCACCATATCCTTAAACGCTCGCTTTCTCCAAATTCATCCAATGTTTCCATCTTTATCGCTTTCTCTCAGCCTTTCTCTCACTACGATCGTGTCCTTCGAAAACTA GGATGCAACTTAGTAACACAAAGGGATAACAAcagattctttttctttgacatGCTTATGCTGCAGTGTCCAG GTGGAGATGAAGGAATAAGTCCTGAATGTGGACTTATTGCATTGTATgggaaaatatataaaaccatTGTAGCATTGCCTGAGGTTAGCAGTAAAAATGTTACCATTATCATCGATGATTTATCTCTCATGGAGGTGGCTGCAAATGGCTCTTCGGATTATGTCTTGGACTTCATGCACTACTGCCGCACTTTAACAACAGAGTTT GATTGTTCGTTAATTGCACTTAATCATGAGGATATTTATTCCAGTGCAGATAGGCCTACATTTTTGTTACAGATGGAGTACCTTGCAGACATTTTGATTAAGGCAGAGCCTTTGGCTACCGGTTTAGCATCTGATGTGCATGGACAG CTGACGGTTTTGAACAAGGGTATGAATTATCGGCAAGGGAGCTCAAGGAACAAGATAAGTAATTTCCACTTCAAGGTCAAGGAAAATGTTGTTGAATGTTTCTACCCTGGAAGCCAAGGTTGA